The Vibrio echinoideorum genome includes a region encoding these proteins:
- a CDS encoding dihydrolipoyl dehydrogenase has product MKQVNVDVAVIGGGTAGLGSYRAAKAHTDSVVMIEGGPYGTTCARVGCMPSKLLIAAAESVHHIEKAPAFGVHPQGDIVINGREVMDRVKFERDRFVGFVLEGVDEIPEQDKISGYAKFLNDNTLQIDNHTVVTAKRIVIATGSRPAYPAAWNELGDRLIINDDVFSWDDLPESVAVFGPGVIGLELGQSLHRLGVKTKLFGLGGQVGPVTDPEIMAYADKAFNEEFYLDADVKIESMKRITIESGEARVEIQFINKQGELETNVVEYVLAATGRRPNTDKLGLENTSLELDERGIPIADHYTLQTSLPSVFIAGDASNQLPLLHEAADQARIAGDNAGRFPEIRAGLRRSKISAVFSDPQIAMVGETYKEITTRLGTCGCFATGEVSFESQGRSRVMLRNKGILHVYGEQGTGRFLGAEMMGPNAEHLAHLLAWAHQNKMTVSEMLDMPFYHPVIEEGVRTALRDLNAKLHLGPETVKHCLDCGPGC; this is encoded by the coding sequence ATGAAACAAGTCAATGTAGATGTAGCAGTTATCGGGGGCGGTACGGCAGGTCTAGGTTCTTACCGCGCTGCAAAAGCACACACTGACAGTGTTGTGATGATTGAAGGCGGCCCTTACGGTACAACCTGTGCTCGTGTTGGTTGTATGCCATCTAAACTGCTTATTGCAGCTGCAGAAAGTGTACATCACATCGAGAAAGCTCCGGCTTTTGGCGTTCACCCACAAGGTGATATCGTGATTAACGGCCGTGAAGTGATGGACCGAGTGAAGTTTGAACGTGACCGTTTTGTGGGTTTTGTTTTAGAAGGTGTTGATGAAATCCCAGAGCAAGACAAAATCTCTGGCTACGCTAAATTCTTAAATGACAACACGCTACAAATTGATAACCACACAGTAGTGACTGCTAAGCGCATTGTTATCGCAACAGGTTCTCGCCCTGCATACCCTGCAGCTTGGAATGAACTGGGTGATCGCTTAATCATTAACGATGACGTGTTCAGCTGGGATGATTTACCAGAATCGGTTGCCGTATTCGGCCCTGGCGTTATTGGCCTAGAGCTTGGTCAGTCACTGCACCGCTTAGGTGTGAAAACAAAACTATTCGGCTTAGGTGGTCAAGTTGGCCCAGTGACAGACCCAGAGATCATGGCTTATGCAGATAAAGCCTTCAATGAAGAGTTCTATCTTGATGCTGACGTAAAAATCGAAAGCATGAAGCGTATTACCATTGAATCGGGTGAAGCTCGTGTCGAAATCCAGTTCATCAATAAGCAAGGTGAGCTAGAAACTAACGTCGTTGAGTATGTGCTGGCAGCAACAGGCCGTCGTCCAAATACCGATAAACTTGGCCTAGAAAACACCTCTTTAGAGCTTGATGAACGTGGTATTCCAATTGCCGATCACTACACGCTACAAACGTCGCTACCATCAGTATTTATTGCAGGTGATGCAAGTAACCAGCTGCCTCTACTGCATGAAGCCGCAGACCAAGCACGTATTGCGGGTGACAACGCAGGTCGCTTCCCTGAGATTCGAGCAGGCTTGCGCCGCTCAAAAATCTCAGCCGTATTCTCAGACCCGCAAATTGCGATGGTTGGCGAAACGTATAAAGAGATCACAACACGCCTAGGCACATGTGGTTGTTTTGCAACAGGTGAAGTGTCTTTCGAAAGCCAAGGCCGTTCACGAGTGATGCTGCGTAACAAAGGTATTCTGCACGTTTACGGCGAACAAGGTACAGGCCGCTTCCTTGGAGCTGAAATGATGGGACCAAACGCAGAGCATTTAGCTCACTTATTAGCTTGGGCACACCAGAATAAGATGACGGTTTCTGAAATGCTAGATATGCCTTTCTACCACCCAGTGATTGAAGAAGGTGTTCGAACAGCGCTACGTGACCTCAATGCAAAACTGCACCTTGGTCCAGAGACGGTGAAACACTGTCTAGATTGTGGCCCTGGTTGTTAA
- a CDS encoding RidA family protein: protein MIERQETKQRMSRIVKHNGTIYLCGQVCADATKDITEQTQTMLDKVETLLEQAGSDKEHMLSATIYLKDMKDFQEMNAVWDAWVPEGHAPARACVTGDMAREALLVEISVIAAEK from the coding sequence ATGATTGAGCGCCAAGAAACCAAACAACGCATGAGCCGTATTGTTAAACATAACGGCACTATCTACCTATGTGGCCAAGTTTGTGCTGATGCAACAAAAGACATCACAGAACAAACACAGACCATGCTAGATAAAGTTGAAACTCTACTTGAGCAAGCAGGCAGTGACAAAGAGCACATGCTATCAGCAACGATTTACTTGAAAGACATGAAAGACTTCCAAGAAATGAATGCAGTATGGGATGCATGGGTTCCAGAAGGTCATGCCCCAGCTCGTGCATGTGTGACGGGTGATATGGCTCGCGAAGCGCTACTTGTTGAGATCTCTGTGATTGCTGCTGAGAAGTAA
- a CDS encoding glutathione peroxidase, which yields MFASKEGQSIPQVTFPTRQGDAWVNVTTEELFKDKTVIVFSLPGAFTPTCSSSHLPRYNELHSVFKENGVDDILCVSVNDTFVMNAWKADQEAEKITFIPDGNGDFTDGMGMLVEKNDIGFGKRSWRYSMLVKNGVVEKMFIEEDVPGDPFKVSDADTMLNYLAPEHKEQESITVFTKPGCPFCMKAKQNLIDKGLNYEEVVLGKDATTVSLRAISGRTTVPQVFIGGKHIGGSEELEAFLG from the coding sequence ATGTTTGCATCTAAAGAAGGTCAATCAATCCCTCAAGTAACATTCCCAACTCGCCAAGGTGATGCATGGGTTAACGTAACGACGGAAGAGCTATTCAAAGACAAGACAGTTATCGTATTCAGCCTGCCAGGTGCATTTACACCAACATGTTCTTCAAGCCACCTACCTCGTTACAACGAGCTGCACTCTGTCTTCAAAGAAAACGGCGTTGATGACATCCTTTGTGTTTCTGTAAACGACACGTTCGTTATGAACGCATGGAAAGCAGACCAAGAAGCTGAAAAAATCACATTCATCCCAGATGGCAACGGCGACTTCACAGACGGTATGGGTATGTTAGTTGAGAAAAATGACATTGGTTTTGGCAAACGTTCATGGCGCTACAGCATGCTGGTTAAAAACGGCGTGGTAGAAAAAATGTTCATCGAAGAAGACGTACCAGGCGACCCGTTCAAGGTTTCTGATGCTGATACTATGCTTAACTACCTTGCTCCTGAACACAAAGAGCAAGAGTCAATCACAGTATTCACTAAGCCAGGCTGTCCTTTCTGTATGAAAGCGAAACAAAACCTAATCGACAAAGGTCTAAACTACGAAGAAGTGGTTCTAGGTAAAGACGCAACAACAGTAAGCCTACGTGCAATCTCTGGTCGCACTACAGTTCCTCAAGTATTCATCGGTGGCAAACACATCGGTGGCAGCGAAGAACTAGAAGCTTTCCTAGGTTAA
- the oxyR gene encoding DNA-binding transcriptional regulator OxyR produces MNIRDFEYLVALAEHKHFRKAAEACFVSQPTLSGQIRKLEDEIGLQLTERSPRKVIFTESGLQLVEQAKRILNEVKTFKDMASGHGEAMTGPMHIGFIPTVGPYILPKIIPHLKECFPDLELYLHEAQTNQLVSQLEDGKLDCLVLAAVDETASFKELDVYDEPLSVAVPCDHEWAEQDSVDMLQLNGRTVLSLGDGHCLRDQALGFCFAAGAKDDERFKATSLETLRNMVAAGAGITLLPQLSVPKEKKKDGVCYVPAVNPTPSRRIVVAYRPGSPLKGRFEQLADTIRTQLEKVV; encoded by the coding sequence ATGAACATTCGTGACTTTGAATATTTGGTGGCGCTCGCAGAGCATAAGCACTTTAGAAAAGCGGCAGAGGCGTGCTTCGTCAGTCAACCTACTTTGAGTGGGCAGATACGTAAACTCGAAGATGAAATTGGTCTTCAGTTAACCGAGCGTAGTCCAAGGAAGGTGATCTTTACAGAATCTGGCTTACAACTTGTGGAACAGGCAAAACGCATTCTCAATGAAGTGAAGACCTTTAAAGATATGGCAAGCGGACACGGTGAAGCGATGACAGGGCCAATGCACATCGGTTTTATTCCGACTGTGGGGCCTTACATATTGCCGAAAATTATTCCTCATCTTAAAGAGTGTTTCCCCGATCTTGAACTCTACTTGCATGAAGCTCAGACGAATCAATTAGTGAGTCAGCTAGAAGATGGCAAGTTGGATTGCTTGGTATTGGCTGCTGTAGATGAAACGGCTTCTTTCAAAGAACTTGATGTTTATGATGAACCATTAAGTGTTGCGGTTCCGTGTGACCATGAATGGGCTGAGCAAGACAGTGTGGACATGTTGCAACTCAATGGAAGAACGGTACTGTCTTTAGGTGATGGCCACTGTTTACGAGACCAAGCCTTAGGCTTCTGTTTTGCTGCGGGAGCAAAAGACGATGAGCGTTTTAAAGCGACCAGCTTAGAGACGCTGCGTAACATGGTAGCGGCAGGGGCGGGTATTACCTTGTTACCTCAGCTATCGGTTCCAAAGGAAAAGAAGAAAGATGGTGTGTGTTACGTACCGGCTGTTAATCCAACGCCTTCACGTCGCATTGTTGTCGCATACCGACCAGGCTCTCCATTGAAGGGGCGATTTGAGCAACTGGCTGACACTATTCGCACGCAATTAGAGAAAGTGGTTTAG
- a CDS encoding DUF3624 domain-containing protein — protein sequence MTCIHCNKSEKIRDKLGRCQRCMNQLTVLSIASWGAWWIFFKDDPKAINSIALMMAACAFSGLLSLHWIMKFVVLPLRNNKH from the coding sequence ATGACATGTATTCATTGCAATAAAAGTGAAAAAATCCGTGACAAACTCGGTCGCTGCCAGCGCTGCATGAATCAACTAACGGTATTGTCGATAGCCAGTTGGGGAGCGTGGTGGATATTTTTCAAAGATGATCCGAAAGCCATAAACTCTATCGCTTTAATGATGGCCGCTTGTGCATTCAGTGGTTTGTTGTCGCTGCATTGGATAATGAAATTTGTCGTGCTGCCTTTACGAAATAACAAACACTAG
- the pilM gene encoding type IV pilus assembly protein PilM yields the protein MGSSLITGIDINHHSIKAVVLKPVGESYALVGYKELPISDDIFTANHTLEYQKTVKKLKELRKGLPFGSRNVSISVPENTVISKVLQIESDLEDREKEFSIYQTFAHQSPFPIEELSLDFVKLEDKRFGKGSTSSYQVYATRKEVVDSRADALTKAGFKPILVDTQAHGLLNIWQLASRLYPEKKNWLLVDVGIDQTSLGIIPQGSVPFYKDLAFGTQDLRGTDKPSDIEGGFVTAEETHRFIVNLIEKLKRQLQLYSSVNTLQPIAGIWLMGEGASTPMLIDELERHFQLSCESLNPLSLFENKVAKKRRLPMDWQHFGIAAGMAMSGLKWQGEKHVASN from the coding sequence ATGGGTTCATCATTAATTACAGGTATAGATATAAATCATCACAGCATCAAAGCTGTGGTCCTAAAACCCGTTGGGGAGTCGTATGCCCTAGTGGGATACAAAGAGCTGCCGATTTCGGACGACATTTTTACAGCTAACCATACTCTGGAGTATCAGAAAACTGTTAAGAAACTCAAAGAACTTAGGAAAGGGCTGCCTTTTGGAAGTCGCAACGTCTCTATTTCGGTACCGGAGAACACAGTGATCAGCAAAGTACTGCAAATAGAGAGTGATCTAGAAGACAGAGAAAAAGAGTTCTCGATCTATCAAACCTTTGCTCACCAATCTCCCTTTCCTATCGAGGAGCTGAGTTTAGATTTTGTAAAGCTGGAAGACAAACGATTTGGTAAAGGATCAACAAGCAGCTACCAAGTGTATGCGACTCGTAAAGAGGTGGTTGATAGCCGAGCCGATGCGTTAACGAAAGCAGGGTTTAAACCTATCTTGGTTGATACACAGGCACATGGCCTTCTCAATATTTGGCAACTGGCTTCGCGTTTGTATCCAGAAAAAAAGAATTGGTTGCTCGTGGATGTTGGCATCGACCAAACGTCGTTAGGGATTATCCCACAAGGTTCAGTACCTTTTTATAAAGACCTTGCCTTTGGTACCCAAGATCTTCGCGGTACGGATAAACCTAGTGATATCGAAGGTGGGTTCGTCACAGCCGAGGAGACGCACCGATTTATTGTCAATTTAATTGAAAAACTCAAGCGTCAGTTACAGCTCTATTCGTCGGTGAATACGCTTCAACCTATTGCAGGGATATGGCTGATGGGTGAGGGTGCAAGCACACCGATGCTCATTGATGAGCTAGAGCGACATTTTCAGTTGAGTTGTGAGTCATTGAATCCTTTGTCTTTGTTTGAAAATAAGGTTGCGAAGAAGCGTC
- a CDS encoding penicillin-binding protein 1A → MKFIKRLFIFTLICMILGVSTIFGFYYYVKPELPDVATLRDVKLQTPMQVFSQDGKLISQFGEKRRNPVTYDEIPRHLVEALIATEDSRFYEHPGIDPIGITRAALVVAMSGSAKQGASTITQQLARNFFLSNEKKIMRKIKEIFIAIHIEQLLSKEEIMELYVNKIFLGHRSYGFGAAARVYFGKDLPELTLSEIATLAGMPKAPSTMNPIYSIERATHRRNVVLRRMLDEKYITQSEFDEARSETLISKYHGAEIELSAPYVAEVARAWMVERYGEAAYTSGMKVYTTVDSKLQKAANQAAIKNLLGYDERHGYRGAEKVLWQTAQSAWDHEQIVKHLKSQPTYGDLVPAVVTAVDSKSAQIWVKNQGEGSIEWQGMNWARKFLTDNRQGPAPSQAKEIVAVGEQIWVRHEAITGDEVSEEPTEESATTEPETPVVWRLSQVPNANTAFVAMNPNNGAILSMVGGFNFVHNKFNRATQSVRQVGSGIKPFIYSAAIDKGLTLASLINDAPINQWDKSQGTAWRPKNSPPTYVGPTRLRIGLAQSKNVMAVRVLREVGLDDTRNYLTRFGFDIDEVPRSETIALGAGSLTPMKVAQGYSVFANGGYYVEPFYISHIETPFGETEFEATPKVVCKDNCDQKAATDPMADEFAEQDVDAKVQYAPQVISEQNAFLVREMMYSNIWGGGDWSAGTGWNGTGWRAQPLKRRDIGGKTGTTNDSKDTWYSGYGPGMVATVWVGFDNHNRNLGRTKANSNLGKNQITGAEAGAKTAEPAWVDFMGTALAGVPAQRKELPENIIRVRIDRETGLLTNKFDSSSMFEYFEKGTEPTEYITERFNDDIYSTSSGEAVEELF, encoded by the coding sequence GTGAAGTTCATAAAGCGATTATTCATATTTACATTGATTTGCATGATTCTTGGAGTCAGTACAATTTTTGGGTTTTATTATTACGTAAAACCCGAGCTGCCTGATGTTGCTACTCTGCGTGACGTAAAACTCCAAACGCCAATGCAAGTCTTCAGTCAAGACGGTAAATTGATCTCTCAATTTGGTGAGAAGCGTCGTAACCCAGTGACTTATGACGAGATCCCTCGCCACTTAGTTGAGGCCCTGATTGCCACCGAAGATAGCCGTTTCTACGAACACCCAGGTATTGATCCAATTGGTATCACCCGTGCAGCGCTCGTCGTTGCGATGTCGGGGTCAGCCAAACAAGGGGCGAGTACCATTACTCAACAACTTGCGCGTAACTTCTTCTTATCTAATGAGAAAAAGATCATGCGTAAGATCAAAGAGATCTTCATTGCGATCCATATCGAGCAACTGCTTAGCAAAGAAGAGATCATGGAGCTTTATGTAAACAAGATCTTCCTTGGTCACCGCTCGTACGGTTTTGGCGCGGCAGCGCGTGTTTATTTCGGTAAGGATCTCCCTGAGCTTACCCTGAGTGAAATTGCTACACTGGCGGGTATGCCAAAAGCACCATCCACGATGAACCCTATCTATTCGATTGAGCGCGCGACTCACCGTCGTAACGTGGTATTACGTCGTATGTTAGACGAGAAATACATCACTCAATCAGAGTTCGATGAAGCTCGTAGCGAGACATTGATATCGAAATACCACGGTGCAGAGATTGAACTGAGCGCACCCTATGTTGCTGAAGTAGCACGAGCTTGGATGGTTGAACGCTACGGTGAAGCCGCTTATACGTCAGGTATGAAGGTTTACACGACTGTTGATTCAAAACTTCAAAAAGCTGCTAACCAAGCCGCGATTAAAAACCTACTTGGTTACGATGAGCGTCACGGTTACCGCGGTGCTGAAAAAGTATTGTGGCAAACCGCGCAATCGGCTTGGGATCATGAACAAATCGTTAAGCATCTGAAGTCTCAACCAACCTATGGTGACCTAGTCCCAGCGGTTGTTACGGCCGTTGATTCGAAAAGCGCACAAATCTGGGTTAAAAACCAAGGTGAAGGCTCTATCGAATGGCAGGGCATGAACTGGGCGCGTAAGTTCCTAACAGACAACCGCCAAGGCCCTGCTCCTTCTCAAGCGAAAGAAATTGTTGCGGTTGGTGAGCAAATTTGGGTTCGCCATGAAGCGATTACAGGTGACGAAGTCTCTGAAGAGCCAACAGAAGAATCAGCAACAACTGAACCTGAAACACCGGTTGTATGGCGATTAAGCCAAGTACCCAATGCGAATACTGCTTTTGTTGCCATGAACCCGAACAACGGCGCGATATTGTCGATGGTCGGTGGCTTTAACTTTGTTCACAACAAATTTAACCGTGCGACGCAATCTGTTCGTCAAGTCGGTTCTGGCATCAAACCATTTATCTACTCAGCGGCAATTGATAAAGGCTTAACGCTGGCATCACTGATCAACGATGCACCTATCAACCAATGGGATAAGAGCCAAGGTACGGCATGGCGACCAAAGAACTCACCACCGACATACGTGGGTCCTACGCGTTTACGCATTGGCTTAGCTCAATCTAAAAACGTAATGGCTGTGCGTGTGCTTCGTGAAGTGGGTTTGGATGACACTCGTAATTATCTAACACGTTTTGGTTTTGATATTGATGAAGTGCCTCGCTCAGAAACTATTGCGCTGGGTGCTGGCAGCTTAACACCAATGAAAGTAGCGCAAGGTTACTCGGTATTCGCTAATGGCGGCTACTACGTAGAACCGTTCTACATCAGCCATATTGAAACCCCATTTGGTGAAACTGAATTTGAAGCGACACCAAAAGTGGTTTGTAAGGACAATTGCGATCAGAAAGCTGCCACAGATCCAATGGCCGATGAATTTGCAGAGCAAGATGTCGATGCCAAAGTGCAATACGCACCTCAAGTGATCTCTGAGCAGAACGCATTCCTAGTTCGTGAAATGATGTACAGCAACATCTGGGGCGGCGGTGATTGGAGTGCAGGCACTGGTTGGAATGGTACAGGCTGGCGTGCTCAGCCGTTAAAACGTCGTGATATTGGCGGCAAAACTGGTACCACCAATGACTCGAAAGATACTTGGTACAGCGGCTACGGCCCTGGCATGGTTGCAACGGTGTGGGTTGGCTTTGATAACCACAACCGTAACCTAGGTAGAACCAAAGCAAACTCGAACCTTGGTAAAAACCAGATTACAGGTGCAGAAGCTGGCGCTAAAACAGCAGAACCGGCATGGGTTGATTTCATGGGCACTGCATTAGCAGGTGTACCTGCGCAGCGTAAAGAACTTCCGGAAAACATCATCCGTGTTCGTATCGACCGTGAAACTGGCTTACTGACGAACAAGTTCGATAGCTCATCAATGTTCGAGTACTTCGAAAAAGGCACAGAGCCAACCGAGTACATCACTGAACGTTTCAACGATGATATCTACTCAACGTCATCAGGCGAAGCCGTAGAAGAGCTGTTCTAG